In a genomic window of Pokkaliibacter sp. MBI-7:
- a CDS encoding MerR family transcriptional regulator: protein MSDTPLLQFDTHLPDEEALFPIREVSRQTGVNSVTLRAWERRYGLIKPLRTSKGHRLYSTEHVTRVQCILEWLGRGVAISRVRELLDRPEPAAALVGDTDNTWQLYFTQMHTAVKSFNENRLDDALNQALALYPVESVVQRLIQPLLTQLQQEWLSLPVGAALEKQFLFGYLRTKLGMRLFHANRTQPGKTLLLAGLTSDAEEVELLLQGAIASALGFRVISLGTAIPIREIPLALDHTQADALLLHSDQRLDRSMVLSELPRLRQLYPHLAIAMHGHCSQIHQQTFAELAIQTSTEAPHLLMRKLLQPGS, encoded by the coding sequence ATGTCCGATACACCCTTATTGCAATTCGACACCCACCTTCCAGACGAAGAAGCCCTCTTTCCGATCCGTGAGGTATCGCGTCAGACCGGTGTCAATTCGGTCACCCTGCGCGCGTGGGAACGTCGCTATGGCCTGATCAAACCATTACGCACCAGCAAGGGCCATCGCTTATACAGCACCGAGCACGTAACACGGGTGCAATGCATTCTCGAATGGCTGGGCCGTGGTGTCGCTATCAGCCGGGTACGCGAGCTGCTTGATCGCCCGGAACCCGCCGCGGCTTTAGTGGGTGATACTGACAATACCTGGCAACTGTATTTCACCCAGATGCATACCGCGGTTAAAAGCTTTAACGAAAACCGTCTCGATGACGCCCTCAATCAGGCGCTGGCTCTCTACCCGGTAGAAAGTGTGGTACAGCGCCTGATCCAGCCCTTGCTGACACAGCTGCAACAGGAATGGCTGAGTCTCCCTGTCGGCGCGGCACTGGAGAAACAATTCCTGTTTGGTTATCTGCGTACCAAGCTGGGTATGCGGCTGTTTCATGCCAATCGTACTCAACCGGGAAAAACCCTGTTACTGGCAGGCCTGACCAGTGACGCAGAGGAAGTTGAACTGCTTCTGCAAGGTGCTATTGCCAGTGCACTGGGCTTTCGCGTGATCAGCCTCGGTACTGCCATCCCCATCAGAGAAATTCCTCTGGCACTGGACCACACCCAGGCCGATGCCCTGCTGCTGCATAGCGATCAGCGTCTGGATCGCTCAATGGTGCTCAGCGAATTACCCAGGCTACGGCAGCTCTATCCCCATTTGGCCATCGCCATGCACGGGCATTGCAGCCAGATACACCAACAGACGTTTGCAGAGCTGGCGATTCAGACGTCAACCGAAGCACCACACTTGTTGATGCGCAAACTGCTACAACCCGGCAGCTGA
- the phrB gene encoding deoxyribodipyrimidine photo-lyase: MMQLVWFRNDLRTLDNTALHYACKRGQPVTAVVAITPEQWQSHGDAPVKQSLYYRSLLTLKSSLAQLNIPLKVIETANFAGLPQQILDLSLQLGCTAIHVNRHYEWNERQCEEELARLAVQTGIEIQRYTDQVFHEPGSVLTGKGEYYTVFTPFKKNIWPTLTQQPPQSYPVPPACPASTVTADDIPSWLEADEAGLRADLWPAGEEEAIRRLELFVERKLPMYGQLRDIPSQPGTSTLSPYLALGIISPRTCLHYALSRLPEARAHQGAETWINELIWRDFYKHILVGFPRVSKHRAFKQDTEALAWRYSDRDLQRWQQGQTGYPLVDAAMRQLNQTGWMHNRLRMVTAMFLSKHLLLDWRLGEAYFMSKLVDGDLAANNGGWQWSASTGTDAAPYFRIFNPVSQSEKFDPEGRFIRRFVPELAHLDNKTIHSPWLAGKVANYPAPMVDHKFARQRVLDSFQALKDISA, encoded by the coding sequence ATGATGCAACTAGTGTGGTTTCGCAACGATCTGCGCACCCTCGATAACACTGCCCTTCACTACGCCTGCAAGCGTGGTCAGCCAGTCACCGCAGTGGTAGCCATAACCCCGGAGCAGTGGCAAAGCCATGGTGACGCACCAGTCAAACAGAGCCTGTATTATAGAAGCCTGCTGACACTGAAGTCGTCGCTGGCGCAATTGAATATTCCTCTGAAGGTCATTGAAACTGCCAATTTTGCTGGCCTGCCACAACAGATTCTGGATCTGTCACTGCAGCTGGGCTGCACAGCCATCCACGTGAATCGCCACTACGAGTGGAATGAACGCCAGTGTGAAGAAGAACTCGCACGCCTTGCTGTTCAGACCGGGATCGAAATCCAGCGTTACACCGATCAGGTCTTCCATGAGCCCGGCTCGGTGCTGACTGGCAAAGGCGAGTACTACACTGTATTCACCCCGTTCAAGAAAAACATCTGGCCCACACTCACTCAACAGCCTCCCCAAAGCTATCCCGTACCGCCTGCCTGCCCCGCCAGTACAGTGACAGCCGACGACATACCGAGCTGGCTGGAAGCTGATGAAGCAGGGCTGCGCGCTGATCTTTGGCCAGCAGGTGAAGAAGAAGCGATCAGACGTCTGGAGCTGTTCGTTGAACGAAAACTGCCGATGTACGGGCAACTGCGAGACATTCCTTCACAACCGGGCACCAGCACCCTGTCTCCCTATCTGGCACTGGGAATCATTTCACCCCGCACCTGCCTGCACTATGCGCTGTCGCGACTGCCAGAGGCACGAGCCCATCAGGGAGCAGAAACCTGGATCAACGAGCTGATCTGGCGGGACTTTTACAAGCATATTCTGGTGGGCTTTCCTCGTGTCAGTAAACACAGAGCGTTCAAGCAGGACACCGAAGCGCTGGCCTGGCGTTACAGCGACAGGGATCTGCAACGCTGGCAACAGGGACAAACAGGCTATCCACTGGTCGATGCTGCTATGCGCCAGCTCAACCAGACAGGCTGGATGCATAATCGCCTGCGCATGGTAACGGCCATGTTCCTCAGCAAGCACCTGTTACTGGACTGGCGGCTCGGTGAAGCTTATTTCATGAGCAAACTGGTTGATGGTGATCTGGCCGCCAATAACGGTGGCTGGCAGTGGAGTGCATCGACCGGCACCGATGCTGCACCCTACTTCCGCATCTTCAATCCAGTCAGCCAATCAGAAAAGTTTGATCCTGAAGGCCGCTTTATCCGTCGCTTTGTCCCTGAGCTTGCCCATCTTGATAACAAGACGATCCACTCGCCCTGGCTCGCGGGCAAGGTAGCCAACTATCCCGCACCGATGGTTGACCACAAATTTGCACGCCAGCGCGTACTGGACAGCTTTCAGGCCCTGAAAGACATCTCTGCCTGA
- a CDS encoding HAD-IA family hydrolase, protein MAVVEMASGLARYRSWIFDLDGTLIRNPLDFVGMREALGIAAGVDILAHVGSLNEAQQQDAEAIVTAFEVRAAEQSTVMPGAREVLVKLKEKHSQGYRVGVLSRNHRQAVLAGLHHSELLSFFAEDCILAREDAAAKPDPAGIHKLLSLWQAGTSTAVMVGDFHYDLSAGRAAGVATLLVGRESLWPALTDHHYVDWRDVLGAL, encoded by the coding sequence ATGGCGGTAGTTGAAATGGCGTCTGGTTTGGCACGGTACCGTTCCTGGATATTTGATCTGGATGGGACGCTGATTCGCAATCCACTGGATTTTGTCGGGATGCGCGAAGCGCTGGGTATTGCGGCTGGAGTCGATATTCTGGCACATGTCGGCAGTCTAAATGAGGCCCAGCAGCAAGATGCTGAGGCCATCGTAACGGCCTTTGAGGTTCGCGCTGCCGAGCAGTCAACGGTGATGCCCGGGGCACGTGAAGTGCTGGTCAAGCTGAAGGAAAAACACTCGCAGGGCTATCGTGTAGGGGTGTTGAGTCGTAATCATCGTCAGGCCGTTCTGGCAGGTCTGCATCACAGCGAGCTGCTGTCATTCTTCGCGGAAGACTGCATTCTGGCCAGGGAAGATGCGGCAGCCAAGCCAGACCCTGCGGGTATTCACAAGCTGCTCAGCCTCTGGCAGGCCGGCACTTCTACCGCCGTCATGGTGGGGGACTTTCACTATGATCTCTCGGCTGGGCGGGCCGCTGGTGTGGCAACGCTTCTGGTAGGCAGAGAATCCCTATGGCCCGCACTGACGGACCATCACTATGTTGACTGGCGTGACGTGCTGGGCGCTCTTTAA
- the astA gene encoding arginine N-succinyltransferase, whose protein sequence is MLVIRPIEPEDYPALYTIAEESGVGFTSLPLNEEILQDKIATSKESFAKNITQPGQENYLFVLEDQATGEIVGTTAIVASVGMSSPFYHYHRSVVVHASQELGVHNKMEVLILCNHYTGCTEICTLFLREPYRSGTNGRLLSKSRFLFLADFPERFSNKVIAEMRGYSDENGQSPFWGWLGENFFKIDFARADYLVGMGNKVFIAELMPKYPLYVNLLSKQARDAISQVHPKTKPALRLLEKEGFKHVGYIDIFDGGPTVEAELTELNSIRNSRLKVARIGDVAEDEELYLISNRGLENYRCTIAPVKVLEHDRVLLSQQLADALQISEGDSVRIVAVDGYYRERYRL, encoded by the coding sequence ATGCTGGTTATTCGCCCTATAGAACCTGAAGATTATCCGGCGCTGTACACCATTGCCGAAGAGTCCGGCGTAGGTTTTACCTCGCTGCCTCTCAATGAAGAAATTCTGCAGGACAAAATCGCCACATCGAAAGAGTCCTTCGCCAAAAATATTACCCAGCCAGGTCAGGAAAACTACCTGTTCGTACTCGAAGACCAGGCCACTGGCGAAATCGTCGGGACCACGGCTATTGTGGCTTCAGTGGGTATGTCGTCACCCTTCTATCATTACCATCGAAGTGTTGTGGTACACGCCTCCCAGGAGCTGGGTGTACACAACAAGATGGAAGTATTGATTCTCTGCAATCACTACACCGGCTGCACTGAGATTTGCACGCTGTTCCTACGCGAACCCTACCGCTCAGGTACCAATGGCCGCCTGCTGTCCAAATCACGCTTCCTGTTTCTGGCAGACTTTCCGGAGCGCTTCAGTAACAAGGTGATCGCCGAGATGCGCGGCTACTCTGACGAAAATGGACAGTCACCGTTTTGGGGCTGGCTGGGCGAGAACTTCTTTAAAATCGACTTCGCCCGTGCGGACTATCTGGTAGGTATGGGTAACAAGGTTTTTATTGCCGAGTTGATGCCGAAATACCCTCTGTACGTCAACCTGCTGTCCAAACAGGCACGTGATGCCATCAGTCAGGTTCACCCCAAGACAAAACCTGCCTTGCGTCTGCTGGAGAAGGAAGGATTCAAGCACGTAGGCTACATCGATATTTTTGATGGCGGCCCTACTGTGGAAGCGGAACTGACCGAACTAAACTCAATCCGCAACAGTCGGCTGAAAGTGGCCCGAATCGGCGATGTGGCGGAAGACGAAGAACTGTATCTGATCAGCAACCGCGGGCTGGAAAACTATCGCTGCACGATTGCACCAGTCAAAGTGCTGGAACATGACCGCGTACTGCTTTCCCAGCAGCTGGCTGATGCTCTGCAGATCAGCGAAGGCGATAGCGTGCGTATTGTCGCCGTCGACGGTTATTACCGCGAACGCTACCGTCTCTGA
- the rraA gene encoding ribonuclease E activity regulator RraA encodes MRLDLLPDLCDAFPDDVRVVEPMFSCYGGRLSYGGEIVTIKCFEDNSLVKEQVALPGEGKVLVVDGGGSMRHALCGDLMAEEAMSNGWEGIIVYGCIRDAGLIGEMDIGVHALATFPVKSNRRGLGDLNVPVRFGGVEFIPGQYVYADMNGVLVSAKLLELPEEDEE; translated from the coding sequence ATGCGTCTCGATCTTCTGCCCGATTTGTGTGATGCCTTTCCTGATGATGTCCGTGTCGTCGAACCCATGTTCAGCTGCTACGGCGGCCGCCTCAGTTACGGTGGTGAAATCGTTACCATCAAGTGTTTTGAAGATAACTCGCTGGTCAAAGAACAGGTTGCGTTGCCCGGGGAAGGTAAGGTGCTGGTGGTTGACGGTGGTGGCTCCATGCGCCATGCACTGTGTGGCGATCTGATGGCGGAAGAGGCCATGAGCAATGGCTGGGAGGGTATTATTGTTTACGGTTGTATCCGTGATGCAGGGCTGATCGGTGAGATGGACATCGGTGTTCATGCACTGGCGACTTTCCCGGTGAAGAGTAACCGTCGTGGTCTGGGCGATCTCAACGTGCCCGTGCGCTTTGGTGGTGTGGAGTTTATTCCCGGTCAGTATGTCTATGCGGACATGAACGGTGTGCTGGTCTCTGCCAAACTATTAGAGCTGCCAGAAGAAGACGAAGAGTAA
- a CDS encoding methyl-accepting chemotaxis protein: MTLKRKLLVFVSLVILVVTALLTTSAYLQFRQSLEADVVAKVVLTNTQTAGRIGEWLDGKLSAISTVAKAQPAKEFLTKALSIANDSGHFSVAYAGFEDGDMVYSDGRSPKAGYDPRKRPWYQLAQQTNKLSVTEPYIDATTSDLVITVVMPGKDGDGKRFGVYGGDVFINDIVKTVLAIDLGEQGTAMLVDGKGQIIAYKDKNQVLKPFSNVVAGINASELARLDQAKELTAVTLDGTSKLAKVTHVDGSDWYLMSLVDPDEVFASLDNLLTSAILICLVIFVVFIALAVVGLSRLLRPLAEVSAALHEVASGQGDLTKRLAVNSNDELGKISANFNAFIEHIQPIMRRVAKAADDLNDEADKGMKNAVRTDHEVNQQQQEITQVATAMHEMAVAANEVAQHAEETAHAARSSAKSCEQGMGLVKRNRDSIVTLASEIESSTNVINELNRHAQGISSILATIQGVAEQTNLLALNAAIEAARAGEQGRGFAVVADEVRVLSQRTHSSTEEIQKMIEQLQNTTRTAVQYMEKSGQLATSSVVDAESVSNSLGEITDSINQISDRAVQIASAAEEQKAVSDDISRNTTSIKEVADELAVAAAESRKGAERLTDVADLLKREMGQFKL, from the coding sequence ATGACTTTAAAACGGAAACTACTTGTCTTTGTCTCACTGGTCATACTGGTGGTCACTGCACTGCTTACCACTTCTGCATACTTACAATTCCGCCAAAGCCTGGAAGCCGATGTGGTTGCCAAGGTAGTACTTACCAACACCCAGACAGCAGGTCGCATTGGCGAGTGGCTGGATGGCAAGCTCAGTGCAATCAGCACGGTAGCCAAAGCGCAGCCAGCCAAAGAGTTCCTGACCAAGGCGCTATCCATCGCCAATGACAGCGGTCACTTCTCGGTGGCCTATGCGGGTTTTGAAGACGGTGACATGGTTTACAGCGATGGCCGCTCTCCGAAGGCGGGTTATGACCCCCGCAAGCGCCCGTGGTATCAGCTGGCTCAGCAGACGAATAAGCTGTCAGTGACTGAACCCTATATTGATGCTACCACCAGCGATCTGGTGATCACCGTGGTGATGCCGGGTAAAGACGGTGACGGTAAGCGCTTCGGCGTATACGGTGGCGATGTCTTTATCAATGACATTGTTAAAACCGTCCTGGCCATTGATCTGGGCGAGCAGGGGACTGCCATGCTGGTGGATGGTAAGGGCCAGATTATCGCCTACAAAGACAAGAATCAGGTGCTCAAGCCATTCTCCAACGTGGTGGCCGGTATCAATGCCAGCGAGTTAGCGCGTCTGGATCAGGCTAAGGAGCTGACAGCAGTGACCCTCGATGGCACCAGTAAGCTGGCCAAGGTCACGCATGTTGATGGTAGTGACTGGTACCTGATGTCACTGGTTGATCCTGATGAAGTATTTGCCTCACTGGATAATCTTCTGACCAGCGCCATTCTGATCTGTCTGGTTATTTTTGTAGTCTTCATTGCCCTGGCGGTGGTGGGACTGTCTCGCTTACTGCGCCCTTTGGCCGAGGTCTCTGCAGCCTTACACGAAGTGGCCAGCGGTCAGGGCGATTTGACCAAACGGCTGGCCGTTAACAGCAACGATGAGCTGGGTAAGATTTCTGCCAACTTCAACGCTTTCATCGAGCACATCCAGCCAATCATGAGAAGGGTCGCCAAGGCAGCGGATGACCTTAATGACGAAGCAGACAAGGGCATGAAGAATGCCGTCCGTACTGATCACGAAGTCAACCAGCAGCAACAGGAGATCACCCAGGTAGCGACTGCCATGCATGAGATGGCGGTGGCAGCGAATGAAGTGGCACAGCATGCAGAAGAGACGGCGCACGCAGCGCGCAGTTCGGCGAAGTCCTGTGAGCAGGGGATGGGGCTGGTTAAGCGCAACCGTGACTCCATTGTTACGCTTGCCAGTGAAATCGAAAGTTCAACCAACGTTATCAATGAGCTGAATCGCCACGCGCAGGGTATCAGCAGCATTCTGGCCACTATTCAGGGCGTGGCTGAGCAGACCAACCTGCTGGCACTGAATGCGGCGATAGAAGCTGCGCGTGCTGGGGAGCAGGGGCGTGGTTTTGCGGTGGTTGCCGATGAAGTACGTGTGCTGTCTCAGCGTACTCATAGCTCTACTGAAGAAATTCAGAAGATGATCGAGCAGTTGCAAAACACTACCCGCACCGCCGTGCAGTACATGGAAAAGAGTGGTCAGCTGGCCACCAGTAGCGTGGTCGATGCAGAGTCTGTCAGTAACAGCCTTGGAGAAATCACTGACTCTATCAACCAGATCAGTGATCGTGCGGTACAGATTGCCAGTGCTGCAGAGGAACAGAAAGCGGTGAGCGATGATATCAGTCGCAACACGACTTCCATCAAAGAGGTTGCTGATGAGCTGGCCGTTGCTGCCGCTGAGTCGCGCAAAGGTGCAGAGCGTCTGACCGATGTCGCTGATTTGCTGAAGCGGGAGATGGGGCAGTTCAAACTCTGA
- a CDS encoding NAD(P)-dependent oxidoreductase, translated as MMNSAFNSFDIKGCACLVMGGAEAADRAVRALLALGGNVSVCAPVLAESMQLLARDGGIHWIHKGQPEEVLSRPWQIVSIATDDAELDTLLLGWARERGLPVFHASSVSAEAASIPVLSSAARHLVTTEVCATTEVCATAEVLADQPVAATLSQDSADPTMNDTVSHVDECTADPISEEVVTVLTNPEDGADAQSVHMPESNGKAATEVATEPAQPVLIVWHLPADADIQALPQLYAAHCADYPVLHEHSAALVPEAARPNEVPLDVLPAHAQWLQWEQQGGVLLWVACYTKRQEAANQLQVLQKLQKTQNFELRYYRAAELQHQQMAPAAVKAPSKPSRGRRTSRKPARKPQKSA; from the coding sequence ATGATGAATTCTGCGTTTAATTCGTTTGATATCAAAGGTTGCGCCTGTCTGGTGATGGGAGGTGCTGAAGCGGCCGACAGGGCAGTGAGAGCACTGCTGGCGCTTGGCGGCAATGTCAGTGTCTGTGCGCCCGTTCTGGCGGAGTCCATGCAATTGCTGGCTCGTGATGGTGGTATCCACTGGATCCACAAGGGGCAACCGGAAGAAGTGCTCAGCCGTCCATGGCAGATCGTTAGTATTGCCACTGATGATGCAGAGCTGGATACCCTGTTGCTAGGCTGGGCCAGAGAGCGTGGCCTGCCCGTATTCCATGCGTCTTCCGTCTCGGCCGAAGCAGCCAGTATTCCAGTGTTGTCTTCGGCGGCACGCCACCTTGTTACTACAGAGGTGTGTGCTACTACAGAGGTGTGTGCTACTGCAGAGGTGCTTGCAGATCAGCCCGTTGCAGCGACGCTGTCTCAGGACAGTGCTGACCCTACAATGAATGACACTGTCAGCCACGTTGATGAGTGTACAGCGGACCCCATTTCCGAAGAGGTTGTCACGGTTCTGACGAACCCTGAGGACGGTGCAGACGCGCAGTCAGTACACATGCCTGAAAGCAATGGAAAGGCTGCAACTGAGGTGGCCACCGAGCCTGCGCAGCCTGTTCTGATTGTCTGGCATCTGCCTGCAGATGCCGATATACAGGCCTTGCCTCAACTCTATGCTGCTCACTGTGCTGACTATCCTGTGCTGCACGAACACAGTGCAGCGTTAGTCCCTGAGGCTGCAAGGCCAAATGAAGTCCCTCTGGATGTACTGCCTGCTCATGCGCAGTGGCTGCAGTGGGAGCAACAGGGTGGTGTGCTGCTCTGGGTCGCTTGTTATACCAAGCGTCAGGAGGCGGCTAACCAGTTGCAGGTGCTGCAAAAATTGCAGAAAACGCAAAATTTCGAGCTGCGTTATTACCGGGCCGCTGAGTTGCAGCATCAGCAAATGGCTCCTGCTGCAGTCAAAGCGCCGAGTAAACCAAGCCGGGGAAGAAGAACAAGCCGTAAACCCGCCCGAAAACCTCAGAAATCCGCATGA
- the cobO gene encoding cob(I)yrinic acid a,c-diamide adenosyltransferase, which produces MSQAPSDRAERHKARMEKLKAHVDSQVAKATEERGIIVLLTGNGKGKSSSAFGMVARALGHGQKVGIVQFIKGAWDCGEQKFFAGHDRVTFHIMGTGFTWDTQNRDADIAAARQVWEEGKHLLQDDSYDLLVFDEITYMFKYDYLPLEEVVHALVNRPVKQNVVLTGRGAAKELIELADTVTELGDVKHAFRAGIKAQPGVEF; this is translated from the coding sequence ATGAGCCAAGCCCCGTCAGACCGTGCCGAGAGACACAAGGCCCGTATGGAGAAACTCAAAGCCCATGTTGATTCTCAAGTGGCGAAGGCTACCGAAGAGCGAGGCATCATCGTTCTTCTGACAGGGAATGGCAAGGGTAAAAGCAGCTCAGCATTCGGGATGGTCGCCCGGGCTCTCGGGCACGGGCAGAAAGTCGGCATTGTGCAATTCATCAAAGGCGCATGGGATTGCGGTGAACAAAAATTCTTCGCCGGCCATGACCGGGTGACCTTCCACATCATGGGAACAGGTTTTACCTGGGATACACAAAACCGGGATGCCGATATAGCTGCCGCCAGACAGGTCTGGGAAGAGGGCAAGCATTTATTGCAGGATGACAGCTATGACCTGCTGGTATTTGATGAGATTACCTACATGTTCAAATACGACTATCTGCCGCTGGAAGAGGTCGTTCATGCACTGGTGAATCGCCCTGTGAAACAGAATGTGGTACTGACCGGCAGAGGTGCAGCGAAAGAGCTGATTGAACTCGCTGACACTGTTACTGAGCTGGGCGATGTCAAACATGCGTTTCGTGCAGGAATAAAGGCACAGCCTGGTGTCGAGTTCTGA
- a CDS encoding co-chaperone YbbN — MTAAIEPGTSPFIVNVTLDNVRELIEQSFHTPVLFDFWADWCAPCKALLPILSKLAEEYNGGFILAKVDTEDQGLSPLVMQFGIRSLPTVYLFQNGQPVDGFSGAQPESQIRALLQKYTKPVEAETSIDPKELAEQAIVAGELTTAQAILNDALSEQPENYDLFLLQASVCAQLGDADNAKAIINGLPDSHKNSTLAKEVLARLTFADLIKEAPEMPALHARLEADANASQERFWLAARLVMAGQNEEAMQQLLQLMRQDRAFGDDAARKTLISLFDMLGAAHPLVNTYRRKLYQALY, encoded by the coding sequence ATGACAGCAGCCATCGAGCCCGGCACCTCTCCTTTCATCGTCAATGTCACTCTGGACAACGTACGTGAACTGATCGAGCAGTCCTTTCATACACCTGTTCTGTTCGATTTCTGGGCTGACTGGTGTGCACCTTGTAAGGCACTGCTCCCCATTCTCAGCAAACTGGCCGAGGAATATAACGGCGGGTTTATTCTGGCCAAGGTGGACACTGAAGATCAGGGACTGTCTCCTCTGGTGATGCAGTTTGGCATTCGCAGCCTGCCTACTGTTTATCTATTCCAGAATGGACAACCCGTGGATGGCTTCAGTGGCGCTCAGCCCGAGTCACAAATTCGTGCCCTGCTGCAGAAGTACACCAAGCCTGTCGAGGCAGAGACCAGCATTGATCCCAAAGAACTGGCAGAACAGGCTATTGTTGCTGGCGAGCTGACCACCGCTCAGGCCATTCTCAACGATGCACTGTCAGAGCAGCCGGAAAACTATGACCTGTTCCTGTTGCAAGCCAGTGTTTGCGCACAGCTGGGCGATGCAGACAATGCCAAGGCCATCATCAACGGCCTGCCGGACAGTCACAAAAACAGCACCCTGGCAAAAGAAGTACTGGCTCGCCTGACATTTGCGGACCTCATCAAAGAGGCACCGGAAATGCCGGCACTGCACGCCAGACTGGAAGCAGATGCCAATGCATCTCAGGAGCGTTTCTGGCTAGCCGCAAGACTGGTCATGGCTGGGCAGAACGAGGAAGCCATGCAGCAGTTACTGCAACTGATGCGTCAGGATCGTGCCTTTGGTGATGATGCCGCCCGAAAAACCCTGATTAGCCTTTTCGATATGCTGGGCGCGGCGCACCCGCTGGTGAATACCTACCGTCGCAAGCTTTACCAGGCCCTGTATTGA
- a CDS encoding alpha/beta fold hydrolase, with protein sequence MPELPMSFAEHVQQSRQRLERDKYHSEAMGVGRSEAIDAVMPFEMGSEHQRVGVLLIHGLSDSPFTFRDVAAALAQRGIRSRSILLSGHGSRAEDSLKVRAGNWRRQVRAQIADLQKQCDKVWVGGYSMGAVLATLEGLDLPNIAGLILWAPAWRCRSNMVWTSRLLFPFRKWHSVRPERDFARYSSFSINAIHQYYHLTLQVKRQLNTCQRFRCPVYIVASEADATINSQFVLQQFLRLRQPDSRLVWYGHEELSETGVLSRSGYLPEQRIRAIAHTAVTFSPANPHYGKQGDYRNCLAYVEDSTAFNRCLQDPEPWFSEYGLAVEGRYPARLTFNPYFEEMMADLGDFISDR encoded by the coding sequence GTGCCTGAGCTGCCCATGAGTTTTGCTGAACACGTTCAGCAATCACGTCAGCGTCTGGAGCGAGATAAATACCACTCCGAGGCGATGGGAGTTGGCCGCAGCGAGGCTATTGATGCTGTTATGCCCTTCGAGATGGGGAGTGAGCATCAACGTGTTGGCGTACTGCTCATTCACGGCCTGTCTGATAGCCCCTTTACCTTCAGGGATGTTGCCGCAGCGCTGGCACAACGTGGCATTCGTTCACGGTCGATCCTGCTTTCCGGGCATGGCTCACGGGCTGAGGACAGTTTGAAAGTGCGTGCTGGCAACTGGCGCCGTCAGGTCAGGGCACAAATTGCTGATCTGCAGAAGCAGTGCGACAAGGTTTGGGTGGGTGGTTATTCCATGGGGGCTGTTCTGGCAACCCTGGAAGGGCTGGATCTGCCGAACATCGCTGGGCTGATACTGTGGGCGCCCGCCTGGCGGTGTCGCAGTAATATGGTGTGGACCAGTCGCTTGCTGTTTCCTTTTCGGAAGTGGCACAGCGTGCGGCCTGAGCGAGACTTTGCCCGTTACTCATCCTTCAGCATCAATGCCATTCATCAGTATTACCACCTGACGTTGCAGGTTAAACGGCAGTTGAATACCTGCCAGCGCTTCCGTTGTCCGGTGTACATTGTTGCCAGTGAGGCGGATGCCACCATTAACAGTCAGTTTGTTCTGCAGCAGTTCTTACGTTTAAGGCAACCGGACAGCAGATTGGTATGGTATGGGCATGAGGAGCTGAGCGAAACGGGTGTGTTATCCCGGTCTGGTTATCTGCCGGAGCAACGAATCCGAGCTATTGCTCACACCGCTGTCACTTTTTCTCCTGCTAATCCTCACTATGGCAAGCAAGGGGATTATCGCAACTGTCTGGCATATGTGGAGGACAGCACGGCTTTTAACCGCTGCCTGCAGGATCCCGAACCCTGGTTTAGTGAGTATGGGCTGGCAGTGGAAGGAAGATATCCGGCTCGCCTGACCTTCAATCCTTATTTCGAGGAAATGATGGCTGACCTGGGCGACTTTATCTCAGACCGTTGA